The proteins below come from a single Aegilops tauschii subsp. strangulata cultivar AL8/78 chromosome 6, Aet v6.0, whole genome shotgun sequence genomic window:
- the LOC109736199 gene encoding S-adenosylmethionine decarboxylase proenzyme, with amino-acid sequence MAVSAIGFEGYEKRLEITFSEAPVFTDPNGRGLRALSRAQIDSVLDLAKCTIVSELSNEKFDSYVLSESSLFVYPYKVVIKTCGTTKLLLAIPRVLELAEELSLPLAAVKYSRGTFIFPEAQPSPHKNFSAEVAFLNGFFGGLKSGGNAYVIGDPAKPGQKWHVYYATQQPEQPVVNLEMCMTGLDKKKASIFFKTSDDGHTSCAKEMTKLSGISEIIPEMEICDFDFEPCGYSMNAIHGSAFSTIHVTPEDGFSYASYEVMGLDPASMAYGDLVKRVLRSFSPSEFSVAVTIFGGHSLAGTWGERLNVGIYDSTNMVVQELPDGGALIYQSFTAVGEDFTGSPRSVLNCNVDGNLVTACKMDAFLCWEDDAAQEKDERGAGKKMKSS; translated from the coding sequence ATGGCCGTCTCTGCGATTGGGTTCGAGGGATATGAGAAACGCCTGGAGATCACTTTCTCTGAAGCGCCAGTCTTCACTGACCCCAATGGCAGGGGATTGCGTGCGCTCTCTCGTGCCCAGATCGACTCGGTCCTTGATCTTGCCAAGTGCACCATTGTATCTGAGCTCTCCAATGAGAAGTTTGACTCGTATGTCCTTTCTGAATCAAGCCTCTTCGTGTACCCGTACAAGGTTGTGATCAAGACCTGCGGTACCACCAAGCTCCTGCTGGCCATTCCAAGGGTTCTTGAGCTTGCTGAGGAGCTGTCCCTGCCACTTGCTGCTGTGAAGTACTCCCGTGGGACATTCATATTCCCTGAAGCACAGCCTTCTCCACACAAGAACTTCTCTGCCGAGGTTGCCTTCCTGAATGGCTTCTTTGGTGGACTCAAGTCTGGCGGCAATGCCTATGTCATTGGTGATCCTGCAAAGCCAGGCCAGAAGTGGCATGTCTACTATGCCACCCAGCAGCCTGAGCAGCCTGTGGTCAACCTTGAGATGTGCATGACTGGTCTGGACAAGAAGAAAGCTTCTATCTTCTTCAAGACCTCTGATGATGGCCACACATCTTGTGCCAAGGAGATGACCAAGCTCTCTGGCATCTCTGAAATAATCCCGGAGATGGAGATCTGCGACTTTGATTTCGAGCCATGTGGCTACTCCATGAACGCCATCCATGGCTCTGCTTTCTCCACCATTCATGTCACCCCTGAGGACGGCTTCAGCTATGCTAGCTATGAGGTCATGGGGTTGGACCCTGCCTCCATGGCCTATGGTGACCTGGTCAAGAGGGTGCTGAGATCCTTTAGCCCGTCTGAATTTTCTGTTGCTGTGACCATCTTCGGCGGTCACAGCCTTGCTGGCACCTGGGGGGAGAGGCTGAATGTTGGGATCTATGATAGTACCAACATGGTCGTCCAGGAGCTGCCTGACGGGGGCGCTCTCATCTACCAGAGCTTCACTGCTGTCGGCGAAGACTTCACCGGGTCACCAAGATCTGTCCTGAATTGCAACGTTGATGGCAATTTAGTTACTGCCTGCAAGATGGATGCTTTCCTTTGCTGGGAAGACGATGCTGCGCAGGAGAAGGATGAGAGGGGGGCTGGTAAGAAGATGAAGAGCTCCTGA
- the LOC109736198 gene encoding histone-lysine N-methyltransferase ASHR3: MPDLSTVCPELSADAAVDLVGGDAAADPATAAAAAATESSSGGDGAPIIPVECRWSGRVRAFDVQGAVPVTACPEARRGGERKSSSVPPPSSAAASLAPVSGRVLEDYVNEGVIAVTAGAEARRGGGRKNSSSAPLPPSAAAPAPASGRALEEYVNVASLAASPEVHHGGGKDSSAPLHSAATAVHAPAPGVKLEDYVNVCAVSATAYPEARRSGGKKPSSAQLPSAVALLPAAAPAPDLMLEDYVNKGVVSITAHPEVRRGSGKRSSSARSPLSPAATVLALASGRSLKDYVKEWEARKVASGASLQHCVLPFLTGAPKAVECRVCYKIIHPLEEIKCSVSRCEQMFHLTCVVEYTANFTAESFRCPQHGCMVCKQKMFFWRCGRCTVAAHTKCAPWPLIHLKDDQGSAICWRHPSNWLLQNENADLTNNIEEVFCRLPLPYVNEEFNIDSTIRNFTAIVCKPPSYTHIRRNVYLVKKKRADSSAETGCTNCKSDSVCKDDCECRGLSMSCSKSCHCSDLCSNKPFRKDKKIKIVKSEGCGWGAVALEPLEKGDFIIEYVGEVINDATCEQRLWDMKRRGDKNFYMCEISKDFTIDATFKGNTSRFLNHSCDPNCKLEKWQVEGETRVGVFASRFIEVGEPLTYDYRFVHFGEKVKCHCGAKSCQGYLGSQLKNPTQNALAAAALENKLLVQQGGCSPSRVKTETRLLPWTNCIEVPFNLRSKTKIDRICWGHKRQRTSLLDPSSSSASVQPSDIEAGAFIL; this comes from the exons ATGCCAGATCTGAGCACCGTCTGCCCCGAACTGTCTGCCGACGCCGCCGTGGACCTAGTGGGCGGGGATGCGGCCGCTGACCccgcgacggcagcggcggcggcggcgacggaatcctcctccggcggcgaTGGCGCTCCCATTATCCCTGTGGAGTGCCGTTGGAGCGGCCGCGTGCGCGCCTTTGACGTCCAGGGCGCGGTCCCCGTGACCGCCTGCCCCGAGGCGCGCCGCGGCGGCGAGAGGAAGTCGTCCTCTGTTCCGCCCCCTTCGTCCGCGGCGGCCTCACTTGCCCCGGTATCGGGTCGGGTGCTCGAGGACTATGTGAACGAGGGCGTGATCGCTGTCACTGCCGGCGCAGAGGCGCGCAGAGGAGGCGGCCGGAAGAACTCGTCCTCTGCCCCGCTGCCTCCGTCCGCAGCGGCACCAGCGCCGGCATCTGGTCGGGCGCTCGAGGAGTATGTGAACGTGGCCTCTCTCGCCGCCTCTCCTGAAGTGCACCACGGCGGCGGTAAGGACTCCTCTGCCCCGTTGCATTCTGCCGCCACGGCCGTACATGCGCCGGCACCGGGTGTGAAGCTCGAAGATTATGTGAACGTGTGTGCGGTCTCTGCCACTGCATATCCTGAGGCGCGCCGCAGTGGCGGAAAGAAGCCGTCCTCTGCCCAGCTACCTTCGGCCGTGGCGCTGCTGCCagcagcagcgccggcaccggatCTGATGCTAGAGGACTATGTGAACAAGGGTGTGGTTTCTATCACAGCCCACCCTGAGGTGCGCCGCGGCAGCGGGAAGAGGTCGTCTTCGGCTCGTTCGCCTTTATCTCCGGCAGCAACGGTGCTGGCGCTGGCATCGGGTCGGTCACTCAAGGACTATGTGAAGGAGTGGGAGGCGAGGAAGGTGGCGTCAGGTGCCTCCCTGCAGCATTGTGTGCTGCCATTCCTCACTGGTGCGCCCAAGGCG GTTGAATGTCGTGTGTGCTATAAGATTATCCATCCCTTGGAAGAAATAAAATGTTCAGTTAGCCGTTGTGAACAAATGTTCCATCTGACCTGTGTGGTGGAATATACTGCAAATTTCACTGCCGAAAGCTTCAGGTGCCCTCAGCAT GGTTGCATGGTTTGTAagcaaaaaatgtttttttggcGCTGTGGACGTTGTACAGTTGCAGCACATACAAAATGTGCACCATGGCCTCTAATTCATCTAAAAGATGACCAAGGAAGTGCAATTTGCTGGAGGCACCCTTCCAATTGGCTCCTTCAAAATGAG AATGCTGACCTGACAAACAACATAGAG GAAGTCTTCTGCCGACTACCTCTTCCATATGTTAATGAAGAATTCAATATTGATTCAACCATTAGGAATTTCACGGCGATTGTTTGTAAACCGCCCTCGTACACACATATCAGGCGCA ATGTATATTTAGTCAAGAAGAAACGCGCCGATTCGAGTGCCGAGACTGGGTGCACAAATTGCAAATCGGATTCTGTTTGCAAAGATGATTGCGAATGCAG GGGTCTTTCTATGAGTTGTTCCAAGAGTTGCCACTGCTCAGACCTGTGTAGCAACAAGCCATTCCGCAAGGATAAGAAAATTAAAATTGTCAAG tcagaaggttgtggatgggGTGCTGTTGCATTGGAGCCATTGGAGAAAGGTGATTTCATAATTGAGTATGTGGGTGAAG TCATCAATGACGCAACATGTGAACAACGGCTTTGGGACATGAAGCGGCGCGGGGACAAAAATTTCTACATGTGTGAAATCAGCAAAGATTTTACAATAGATGCAACTTTTAAAGGAAACACTTCACGTTTTCTAAACCATAGTTGTGATCCCAACTGTAAACTAGAAAAGTG GCAAGTTGAGGGTGAGACAAGAGTTGGTGTTTTTGCCTCTCGTTTCATTGAAGTTGGAGAGCCCTTAACTTATGACTACAG GTTTGTGCATTTTGGAGAGAAGGTTAAGTGCCATTGCGGAGCAAAGAGTTGCCAAGGATACTTGGGCAGCCAACTAAAGAATCCAACACAGAACGCTCTTGCGGCTGCGGCGCTTGAGAATAAGTTGCTCGTGCAACAGGGCGGCTGCTCTCCTTCAAGGGTCAAAACAGAGACTCGCCTGTTACCCTGGACCAACTGTATAGAGGTTCCCTTTAACTTGAGAAGCAAAACGAAGATAGACCGGATATGTTGGGGACACAAACGGCAGCGGACGTCCCTTTTAGATCCATCGTCATCTTCAGCTAGCGTGCAGCCATCAGATATTGAAGCTGGTGCATTCATTCTATAG